In Scleropages formosus chromosome 10, fSclFor1.1, whole genome shotgun sequence, a single genomic region encodes these proteins:
- the sertad3 gene encoding SERTA domain-containing protein 3: MAKGQKRKFLWDLDGAYENERQCVLDISLGKFHHMHMLETSLRCKVLVGNTLRKIQEEIHLEGILTKEVNPCTVTSPCAATETCPRVDNSSPPLSVTVGAENTGDAWSALSSEEQLSLVSAINCILKDLDSVFDGPQPQTQVPLGSTGDSGTEENHIMETGILGSFEIIPSCYLSDAAFDDPFGDIDTSHFQPEMAYLDSQPFSAAATDAALNSTTVSSSLSLSFHSQNSRDLSELDHIMDILVGS; encoded by the coding sequence ATGGCCAAAGGACAGAAGCGCAAGTTCCTGTGGGATTTAGATGGTGCGTATGAGAACGAGCGTCAGTGTGTGTTAGACATTTCCCTAGGCAAGTTCCACCACATGCACATGTTGGAGACTAGTTTGCGGTGTAAGGTGCTCGTTGGCAACACTCTACGCAAAATCCAGGAGGAGATCCATCTAGAGGGCATTCTGACGAAGGAGGTGAACCCTTGCACTGTAACCTCACCTTGTGCCGCTACAGAGACTTGTCCGCGAGTCGACAACAGTAGCCCCCCGCTCTCTGTGACCGTGGGAGCAGAGAATACTGGTGATGCCTGGTCAGCACTGTCCTCTGAAGAGCAGTTGTCCCTAGTGTCAGCCATCAATTGCATCTTGAAGGACCTAGATTCAGTCTTTGATGGCCCTCAACCACAGACGCAGGTCCCACTTGGGTCCACTGGAGATTCAGGTACTGAAGAAAACCACATCATGGAGACAGGAATTTTGGGGAGCTTTGAGATCATCCCTTCCTGTTACCTCAGTGATGCTGCGTTCGATGACCCCTTTGGGGATATCGACACATCTCATTTTCAGCCGGAGATGGCTTACTTGGATTCACAACCCTTTAGTGCAGCTGCCACTGATGCAGCCTTGAACTCAACAACAGTATCCTCATCATTATCACTGTCTTTCCACAGTCAGAATTCAAGGGACCTGAGCGAACTTGATCACATTATGGATATTCTTGTAGGGTCCTGA
- the kcnk6 gene encoding potassium channel subfamily K member 6, translating to MKSTRGRGSSWQTAAAMSPSFSSYGLLLGFILFYIVYLLFGAFVFSAIEEPEEERLRGEILSLKAQFVNDSCVNLTSLESFLERVLTANKYGVSIVRNSSSASNWDLASALFFANTLVTTVGYGHTTPLSDAGKAFSIIYALFGVPFTMLVLTACVQRLMYLLSYRPIGLFQRWTGWDPKTASAAHFVFLLLTVVLCFFVIPSVIFSTIEESWSFLDAFYFCFISLCTIGLGDYVPGEQAGQRLRSLYKISVMVYLFLGLMILVLVLRTFHKLADLHGLTSFFHLPHCEEEDEEDKDPIVETSSEQPDMDKNASKPLALGSQTSYSSIRK from the exons ATGAAGAGCACAAGAGGTCGAGGGAGCAGCTggcaaacagcagcagcgatGTCTCCTTCCTTCAGCTCCTACGGCCTCTTGCTGGGCTTTATCCTCTTCTACATCGTGTACCTCCTGTTCGGAGCGTTCGTCTTCTCCGCCATAGAGGAGCCCGAGGAGGAGCGGCTCAGGGGCGAGATCTTGTCCCTCAAAGCGCAGTTCGTCAACGACAGTTGTGTCAACCTGACGTCGCTGGAAAGCTTTCTGGAGCGCGTCCTCACGGCCAACAAGTACGGCGTGTCCATCGTGAGGAACTCGTCGTCAGCCTCCAACTGGGACCTGGCCTCGGCGCTCTTCTTCGCCAACACACTGGTCACCACTGTGG GTTATGGACATACCACACCACTGTCCGATGCAGGCAAGGCCTTCTCCATCATCTACGCCCTGTTTGGGGTCCCATTCACAATGCTTGTACTGACAGCATGCGTTCAGAGGCTCATGTACCTGCTGAGCTACAGGCCCATTGGACTCTTCCAGCGGTGGACTGGCTGGGATCCCAAGACAGCCAGCGCTGCGCactttgtgtttcttctgcTCACAGTGGTGCTGTGCTTCTTTGTGATCCCATCTGTGATCTTCAGTACCATTGAGGAGTCCTGGTCCTTCCTGGATGCCTTCTACTTCTGCTTCATCTCGCTCTGCACCATAGGCCTGGGTGACTATGTTCCTGGAGAACAGGCTGGCCAGAGGCTGAGGTCCCTCTACAAGATCTCTGTCATGG TTTACCTGTTTCTGGGACTGATGATCTTGGTCCTGGTTCTCCGCACCTTCCATAAGCTGGCTGACTTGCATGGACTGACGTCTTTCTTCCACCTTCCCCActgtgaggaggaggatgaagaggacAAGGATCCAATTGTGGAAACTAGCTCTGAGCAGCCAGACATGGACAAGAATGCCAGCAAGCCTCTGGCCCTGGGTTCCCAGACCTCATACAGCTCCATCCGCAAATAA